One part of the Bacillus solimangrovi genome encodes these proteins:
- a CDS encoding 7TM diverse intracellular signaling domain-containing protein has translation MTVVKRSINVSLNKWRRHIFLLNIIILSLIWLLPSNVLAEEKVNNYPLGLNYEVFRDSSGAVTIDDILSGKYNDEFVNSDSKYPYFGYTNDTVWLKLEKELIGDNFNELTWLEYYNRLEVIEAYFVKSNHTYEVQEGGLNNLGDREINFRSMLFQFDPTDIETIYIKLIGEKFPVTVLSQLYSYEGLIESIKDNKFSSGFFYGFIGSLVLYNLFLYFSLRERVYVYYIFYLISFMLLQLFMNGLDLEYLGEYLPVWFIADNVDFSSLLLCVAMVMFGQEFLETKKILPKLHITLSFFSRLSLLMLLFFWLIPDRILNLSAPLLALIISILLWISALRVMQKGNRTARLYLLGWSILLVSIILQALSFLGIISFRAIYFDVIPQVAACLESLLLSLALVDKINILKRQREEAQELYTEQLVKEDKMKDDFLFRTSHELKTPLHGIINISQALIEDDDNKKEQLEK, from the coding sequence ATGACAGTAGTAAAAAGAAGTATAAACGTAAGTTTGAATAAGTGGAGAAGACATATTTTTTTACTAAATATTATAATTTTATCTTTGATATGGTTATTGCCAAGTAATGTACTTGCTGAAGAAAAGGTTAATAATTACCCTTTAGGGCTGAATTATGAAGTTTTCAGAGATTCATCAGGAGCGGTTACAATTGATGATATTCTTTCCGGTAAGTATAATGATGAATTTGTCAATAGTGATTCAAAGTATCCTTATTTTGGTTACACGAATGATACAGTATGGCTGAAGTTAGAAAAGGAATTAATTGGTGATAATTTTAATGAGCTGACTTGGCTTGAGTACTATAACCGGCTTGAGGTAATCGAAGCTTATTTTGTGAAAAGTAATCATACATATGAAGTACAAGAGGGTGGCTTAAATAATCTAGGGGATCGAGAGATTAATTTTCGGTCGATGTTGTTTCAATTTGATCCAACAGATATTGAGACAATTTATATTAAATTAATAGGTGAAAAATTTCCTGTTACTGTACTCTCACAATTATATTCTTATGAGGGACTAATTGAATCAATTAAAGATAATAAATTCTCATCAGGCTTCTTTTATGGCTTTATAGGTTCTCTTGTTTTATATAATTTATTTTTATACTTTTCTTTAAGAGAAAGAGTATATGTTTACTACATTTTCTATTTAATTTCATTCATGCTATTACAATTATTTATGAATGGCTTAGACCTTGAATATCTTGGAGAGTACCTTCCAGTATGGTTTATTGCTGATAATGTTGATTTTTCGTCGTTGTTACTGTGCGTGGCTATGGTTATGTTTGGACAAGAATTTTTAGAGACTAAGAAAATATTGCCAAAATTACATATAACACTTTCATTTTTCTCTCGTCTAAGTCTTTTGATGTTGTTATTTTTTTGGCTAATTCCAGATCGTATATTAAATCTCAGTGCTCCACTTTTAGCACTAATTATCTCTATCTTATTGTGGATATCTGCACTTAGGGTTATGCAGAAAGGAAATCGCACTGCTCGACTTTATTTGTTGGGATGGTCGATTTTACTTGTGTCTATCATTCTACAAGCATTAAGTTTTCTGGGAATAATTAGTTTCCGCGCGATATATTTTGATGTTATCCCACAAGTAGCTGCTTGTCTCGAATCTCTATTATTATCACTTGCATTAGTAGATAAGATAAATATTCTTAAACGACAGCGTGAGGAAGCACAAGAGTTATACACTGAGCAGTTAGTAAAAGAGGATAAAATGAAGGATGATTTTCTATTCCGAACTTCTCATGAACTTAAAACACCACTTCACGGTATTATTAATATTTCTCAGGCACTTATTGAAGATGATGATAATAAAAAAGAACAGCTAGAAAAA
- a CDS encoding sulfurtransferase TusA family protein: protein MNVDKVLDAKGLACPMPIVQTKKAINELTTGQVLEIHTTDKGAQNDLTAWAASGGHEMLKGEEENGVFKFWIKKG from the coding sequence ATGAACGTAGACAAAGTATTAGATGCAAAAGGATTAGCGTGTCCGATGCCAATTGTGCAAACGAAAAAAGCAATTAATGAATTAACAACAGGTCAAGTTCTTGAAATTCATACAACAGATAAAGGTGCTCAAAATGATCTAACAGCATGGGCAGCATCAGGTGGTCATGAAATGCTAAAAGGTGAAGAAGAGAATGGTGTATTTAAGTTTTGGATTAAGAAAGGTTAA
- a CDS encoding DsrE/DsrF/DrsH-like family protein encodes MSEQKSTNIILFSGDYDKAMAGYIIANGAAAYDHKVTIFHTFWGLNALRKDENVHVKKGLMDKMFGKMMPRGADKLGLSNMHFAGIGPKMIKNVMKKHNATSLPDLIEMAKMQDINLVACQMTVDLLGFKREELMDGIEYAGVAAYLADAENGNVNLFI; translated from the coding sequence TTGTCTGAACAAAAGTCTACAAATATTATTCTCTTTAGTGGAGATTATGATAAAGCGATGGCAGGTTATATTATTGCAAATGGTGCTGCTGCATATGACCATAAAGTTACGATTTTTCATACGTTCTGGGGTTTGAATGCGTTACGAAAAGATGAAAATGTGCATGTTAAGAAGGGGCTAATGGATAAGATGTTCGGAAAGATGATGCCTCGTGGTGCAGATAAATTAGGGTTATCAAATATGCACTTTGCAGGAATCGGTCCAAAGATGATAAAAAATGTTATGAAGAAGCATAACGCAACATCATTGCCTGACTTAATTGAAATGGCAAAAATGCAAGATATAAATTTAGTCGCATGCCAAATGACGGTTGATCTATTAGGATTCAAACGAGAAGAATTGATGGATGGGATTGAATATGCTGGTGTTGCTGCATATTTAGCAGATGCTGAAAATGGTAATGTGAATCTATTTATTTAA
- a CDS encoding rhodanese-like domain-containing protein: MDILINIVLFGLVAWFLFTRFAPVKGMKQITTTDLRGVLKSTSSQLIDVRTQSEFKANHIKRFKNIPLDEVEARLHELSKDREVIVICQSGMRSNKASKLLIKHGFTKVTNVKGGMSAW, translated from the coding sequence ATGGATATACTCATTAATATCGTCTTATTTGGGTTAGTTGCATGGTTCCTTTTCACAAGATTTGCTCCAGTTAAGGGTATGAAACAAATTACAACAACAGACCTAAGAGGTGTGCTCAAGTCTACGAGTAGTCAGTTGATTGATGTACGCACACAGAGTGAATTCAAGGCAAATCATATCAAGCGATTTAAGAATATTCCGCTGGATGAAGTTGAAGCACGCTTACATGAACTTTCGAAAGATAGAGAAGTCATTGTGATTTGTCAAAGTGGGATGAGAAGCAATAAAGCTAGTAAGCTATTAATCAAACATGGGTTTACAAAAGTAACGAATGTTAAGGGCGGTATGAGCGCTTGGTAA
- a CDS encoding rhodanese-like domain-containing protein produces MREMTTMEVLQLLNNGEKVSIIDVREYEEVQMGKIPEAKNIPLGELARRKDELEKNEQAHIIVCQSGNRSKAATGLLENMGYKAINMVGGMNNWKGSTE; encoded by the coding sequence ATGAGAGAAATGACAACGATGGAAGTTTTACAGTTACTAAATAACGGTGAAAAAGTTAGCATCATTGATGTTCGTGAATATGAAGAAGTTCAAATGGGGAAAATTCCTGAAGCGAAGAATATTCCGTTAGGGGAATTAGCAAGACGTAAGGATGAACTAGAGAAAAATGAACAAGCGCATATTATCGTATGTCAGTCTGGCAATCGTAGTAAAGCAGCGACTGGTTTATTAGAGAACATGGGTTATAAAGCGATTAATATGGTTGGTGGGATGAATAACTGGAAGGGTTCTACTGAATAA
- a CDS encoding sulfurtransferase TusA family protein, whose amino-acid sequence MMEIQTDLIVDAKGLACPMPIVKTKKGMNELQAGQVMEVHATDKGSTADIKAWAESGGHQYIGTVEADGVLKHFLRRASGEENGEKKHPHVVSNDELQSILQNNEEMVLLDVREQAEYAFNHIPNAKSFPLENFEKNVTELNPAHTFYIICRTGNRSDVVAQKLTEAGFVHVFNVVPGMSEWTGTTAGLE is encoded by the coding sequence ATTATGGAGATTCAAACAGATCTTATCGTTGATGCAAAAGGACTTGCATGTCCAATGCCGATTGTAAAAACGAAAAAAGGAATGAATGAGTTACAAGCTGGTCAAGTAATGGAAGTACATGCAACTGATAAGGGTTCAACTGCAGATATTAAAGCTTGGGCTGAAAGTGGCGGACATCAATACATCGGTACAGTTGAAGCAGATGGTGTATTGAAACACTTTTTAAGAAGAGCAAGTGGAGAAGAAAATGGTGAAAAGAAACATCCACATGTTGTTTCAAATGATGAGTTACAATCGATTCTACAAAATAACGAGGAAATGGTGCTACTAGATGTTCGTGAACAAGCCGAATATGCATTTAATCACATACCAAATGCAAAGTCATTTCCGTTAGAGAACTTTGAAAAAAATGTAACGGAATTAAATCCAGCACATACCTTCTATATTATTTGTCGAACGGGCAATCGTAGTGATGTTGTTGCTCAAAAGTTAACTGAAGCAGGTTTTGTTCATGTTTTCAACGTCGTACCTGGTATGAGTGAGTGGACGGGTACAACTGCTGGTTTGGAATAA
- a CDS encoding DsrE/DsrF/DrsH-like family protein, whose protein sequence is MSNRVAIIASNGGLFDAYKVFNIATAAAASDQEVAIFFTFEGLNLIHKQANTQLPMPEGKEHFAQGFSDANVPSIPELVGMAKELGVKFIGCQMTMDVMKLTTDDFVEGIEVGGAVTFLEFAKQAEVTLTF, encoded by the coding sequence ATGTCTAATCGAGTCGCAATTATCGCAAGTAATGGTGGGTTATTTGATGCATACAAAGTATTCAATATTGCAACGGCTGCAGCCGCAAGTGATCAAGAGGTAGCTATTTTCTTCACGTTTGAAGGTCTTAATCTGATTCATAAGCAAGCAAATACACAGCTTCCAATGCCAGAAGGAAAAGAACATTTTGCACAAGGATTTTCAGATGCGAATGTACCATCTATTCCTGAATTAGTCGGAATGGCTAAGGAATTAGGGGTTAAGTTCATTGGTTGTCAGATGACGATGGATGTCATGAAGTTAACGACTGATGACTTTGTTGAAGGCATTGAAGTTGGTGGAGCTGTAACCTTTTTAGAATTTGCAAAACAAGCGGAAGTAACATTGACATTTTAA
- a CDS encoding MBL fold metallo-hydrolase translates to MTAHEVTEKVLNKESLFILDVRNESDFNDWKIEGENFEYLNVPYFELLDGVTIIMDKIPTDKEILVVCAKEGSSILVAEMLSEEGLDVSYLSGGMKSWSEHLYKANVYEDDDIKVFQFVRVGKGCLSYMVVSDGEALIVDPSRFTTEYIEAAREEGATITHIVDSHLHADHISGGKELAEVTDANYYLMKSEGAVFNFNPLEDYEKIEFKHVELEVLAVKTPGHTPGSVSFFVNKKLLFSGDTIFVSGLGRPDLGNKVREWANDLYNTVYNKVSQIADDVIVLPAHYADFDTEMNEQGYIGDTLGNIRTRNEKMFTASRESFLNDVEKSASSVKPPNFEEIISINRGVEAADVERQQELEIGPNRCAVHHTD, encoded by the coding sequence ATGACAGCTCATGAAGTGACGGAAAAAGTGTTGAATAAGGAAAGCTTATTTATCTTAGATGTGCGTAATGAAAGTGATTTTAATGATTGGAAAATCGAAGGCGAAAATTTCGAATATCTAAACGTTCCATACTTTGAGTTACTCGATGGTGTTACTATCATTATGGATAAAATCCCAACTGATAAAGAAATTCTCGTCGTTTGTGCTAAGGAAGGTTCTTCTATACTTGTAGCTGAGATGTTGTCGGAAGAAGGTCTAGACGTTTCTTATTTAAGCGGTGGGATGAAGTCTTGGAGTGAACATCTTTATAAAGCTAACGTATACGAAGATGATGATATCAAAGTATTTCAGTTTGTTCGTGTTGGAAAAGGTTGTTTGTCGTACATGGTTGTATCAGACGGCGAAGCGTTGATCGTTGACCCATCACGATTCACTACCGAATATATAGAAGCAGCACGGGAAGAGGGAGCGACGATTACTCACATCGTTGATTCACATTTGCATGCCGATCATATTTCAGGTGGGAAGGAATTAGCAGAGGTTACAGATGCTAATTATTACTTGATGAAGAGTGAAGGTGCAGTATTCAATTTCAATCCGTTAGAAGATTACGAGAAAATTGAGTTCAAACATGTTGAATTAGAAGTGCTTGCAGTGAAAACACCTGGACATACCCCAGGAAGTGTTTCATTCTTTGTAAATAAGAAGTTATTATTCTCAGGTGATACGATCTTTGTTAGTGGGCTAGGCCGACCTGACTTAGGGAATAAAGTGAGAGAATGGGCAAATGACTTATATAACACGGTCTATAACAAAGTATCGCAAATTGCAGATGATGTGATCGTTTTACCTGCTCATTATGCGGACTTTGATACTGAAATGAATGAACAAGGATATATTGGAGATACGTTAGGAAACATCCGTACACGAAATGAAAAGATGTTCACAGCATCAAGAGAAAGCTTCCTAAATGATGTTGAAAAATCAGCTAGCTCAGTGAAACCACCTAATTTTGAAGAAATTATCTCAATTAATCGAGGCGTCGAAGCTGCTGATGTTGAGAGGCAGCAAGAGTTAGAAATCGGGCCAAATCGCTGTGCAGTTCATCATACGGATTAA